A stretch of the Anaeromyxobacter sp. genome encodes the following:
- the hisF gene encoding imidazole glycerol phosphate synthase subunit HisF, whose amino-acid sequence MPAKRIIPCLDVKNGRVVKGVNFQNLRDAGDPVEAAARYDAQGADEVTYLDIAATLENRGTLLDLVTRTAARVFAPLTVGGGVRSEQDFVALLHAGADKVSVNSSAVKDPGLVDRLSAIAGAQALVVAVDVKRRPRAEGRPQEWEVHVAGGSRATGLEGLAWCREVAARGAGELLLTSMDRDGTQAGYDLELLERVCGSVTIPVIASGGVGSLEHLAEGLRFADAALAASIFHDGKHTVGEAKAFLRARGIEVRP is encoded by the coding sequence CAGAACCTGCGCGACGCCGGCGACCCGGTGGAGGCGGCGGCCCGCTACGACGCGCAGGGGGCCGACGAGGTCACCTACCTCGACATCGCCGCCACCCTGGAGAACCGCGGCACCCTGCTCGACCTGGTGACCCGCACCGCGGCCCGGGTCTTCGCCCCGCTCACGGTGGGCGGGGGCGTCCGCAGCGAGCAGGACTTCGTGGCCCTGCTGCACGCCGGGGCCGACAAGGTGAGCGTCAACTCCTCGGCGGTGAAGGACCCCGGGCTGGTGGACCGGCTCTCGGCCATCGCCGGGGCCCAGGCGCTGGTGGTGGCGGTGGACGTGAAGCGGCGCCCCAGGGCGGAGGGGCGGCCGCAGGAGTGGGAGGTCCACGTGGCCGGCGGCTCCCGGGCCACCGGCCTGGAGGGGCTGGCCTGGTGCCGCGAGGTGGCGGCGCGCGGGGCCGGCGAGCTCCTGCTCACCTCGATGGACCGCGACGGGACCCAGGCCGGCTACGACCTCGAGCTGCTGGAGCGGGTCTGCGGGTCGGTCACCATCCCGGTCATCGCCTCGGGCGGGGTCGGGTCGCTGGAGCACCTGGCCGAGGGGCTCCGCTTCGCCGACGCGGCCCTGGCGGCCTCCATCTTCCACGACGGCAAGCACACCGTGGGCGAGGCCAAGGCCTTCCTCCGGGCCCGCGGCATCGAGGTGAGGCCATGA
- the hisI gene encoding phosphoribosyl-AMP cyclohydrolase: MSAKRPDPAAGGDLRADPVPATSVLDLVKFDDRGLVPVIAQEADGTVLMLAWANRAALQETLATGRGTYWSRSRQALWRKGDTSGHLQVVSRVAVDCDGDAVLYTLAQTGPACHTGARSCFFTSQEI, encoded by the coding sequence ATGAGCGCGAAGCGACCCGACCCGGCCGCCGGCGGCGACCTCCGGGCCGACCCGGTGCCCGCCACCTCGGTGCTGGACCTGGTGAAGTTCGACGACCGCGGCCTGGTGCCGGTGATCGCCCAGGAGGCGGACGGCACGGTGCTCATGCTGGCCTGGGCCAACCGGGCGGCCCTGCAGGAGACCCTGGCCACCGGGCGCGGCACCTACTGGTCGCGCAGCCGCCAGGCGCTCTGGCGCAAGGGCGACACCTCCGGCCACCTGCAGGTGGTCTCCCGGGTGGCGGTGGACTGCGACGGAGACGCCGTGCTCTACACCCTGGCCCAGACGGGCCCCGCCTGCCACACCGGGGCGCGCAGCTGCTTCTTCACCTCCCAGGAGATCTAG
- the hisE gene encoding phosphoribosyl-ATP diphosphatase yields MADERFLAQLWSTIEARRADPAAEQSYTRQLLAKPGKARRKVIEEAYEVAEAQQGLLAGLDTREHLALEAADLVYHLFVVLASAGVTPTEVYEVLEKRHAPRPPGGTP; encoded by the coding sequence ATGGCCGACGAGCGCTTCCTCGCCCAGCTCTGGAGCACCATCGAGGCCCGCCGGGCCGACCCGGCGGCGGAGCAGAGCTACACCCGCCAGCTGCTGGCCAAGCCGGGCAAGGCCCGCCGCAAGGTGATCGAGGAGGCCTACGAGGTGGCCGAGGCCCAGCAGGGGCTGCTGGCCGGCCTGGACACCCGCGAGCACCTGGCGCTGGAGGCGGCCGATCTCGTCTACCACCTGTTCGTGGTGCTGGCCTCCGCGGGGGTCACGCCGACCGAGGTCTACGAGGTGCTGGAGAAGCGCCACGCCCCCCGCCCACCCGGCGGAACCCCTTGA
- a CDS encoding 30S ribosomal protein S21 encodes MTGVRVKEGESFENAMKRFKKQCEKAGILSEIRKREHYEKPSVKRKKKALAAKKRALKKNRKTY; translated from the coding sequence ATGACCGGAGTGCGTGTCAAGGAAGGCGAGTCCTTCGAGAACGCCATGAAGCGCTTCAAGAAGCAGTGCGAGAAGGCGGGCATCCTCTCGGAGATCCGCAAGCGCGAGCACTACGAGAAGCCCAGCGTGAAGCGGAAGAAGAAGGCCCTGGCCGCCAAGAAGCGCGCGCTCAAGAAGAACCGCAAGACCTACTAG